caaaaaaaaaaaaaaaaaaaaaaaaaaaaaaaggcaaaaggcaatcctcctgcttcctcttgccCAGCCAGGGATTCTGGGagtacaccaccatgccccagTCATTAGATGTTTTAATTCTAATTCAGTATCAGTCATCAATGCcatctgaaaaataaacaaactgggaATAACCGGTCTGAGGAATGAGTGCTAACTCTGACCCTGTCAtgcaaaggacagacagacagaacatttAAAGAGTCAATCGAGAAGACAACTTTACTATCCCTTCTACTTCTGAAGGCGCTCTCTAACCCAGCTCTGACCTAGAACAAGGGTTTATGGCAGTCAGTCCTCCTGTGGTAAAGTCTCATAATGTAATCCTTAAGAGCACTGTTACATTTCTCTGTAGTTTACTCACAGTGGTGAACATGCTATACACCAGTACTCCAACACATCTTCTACAGGGCTGTCAGCTGACTGACGAGAATAAACCTAAGCTCGGAAAAGGCCGCTCATGTtttcaattctctccttctcGCTCCTGCTATTAGCTCCAAACTCTCCACAACAAACTTCTATTATGTAAAGCAAGTTTTATAAAATTTCAACAGTACTCATGCTTACATATGGATAAATTGTCCATCTTAAACCTCAAACATCCTCACAAGCATAGTGAAAACTTCACTTCTGACTTTGTCCCAAATAGCTGTATAGCAATCAATGAACTGCTCTGATCCCAACTTTCCAGCTGACCTCCCCAAACACTGCCATGTATCATGGTATAATTTGGGAATtactcttccaaaaaaaaaaaaaaaatgtttttaatgtgtaccccaggctggcctcgaacacgtaatcctcctgcctctgcctccttcagcaaatcctactggtgtgtgccaccacaaaatgttttaagacaggccgggcggtggtggcgcacgcctttaatcccagcactcgggaggcagaggcaggcggatctgagttcgaggccagcctggtctacaagagctagttccaggacaggctctagaaactacagggaaaccctgtctcgaaaacacacacacacaaaaaaaaaaggttttaagacTTTAAGACATCTAGATCATACaagcctgtaatttcagcacaagggaggtaaagacaggaaaatcaggagttcaggtCTAGCCTTGACTACAGAGCTCAAAGTCATCCTTTGCTACATGGCCTTGTCATTAAACAGAAAGATGCAccatgggcagtggtggcgcacgcctttaatcccagcacttgggaggcagaggcaggtggatctctgtgagttcgaggccagcctggtctacaagagaggttccaggacaggctccaaagctacagagaaaccctgtctcgaaaaaccaaaagagcagAAAGATGCAATCTAATTAGCTCCTCCAGTCTTGACAGACTCACTTCTCCTATGATCTGCCACCACGCAGTAGTAACTCTGATATGTCTGAATGAAGCTGGGGTCTGTGCCTCAGTGACATGTTTTATGAACTAACCCTGGGGAGCGGTTTTGTGCCATCATGAGATAGCAATATACTTACAGTCtatcaaaaagaaagcaaacacaagcaCTAAAAGAGTGGAGCCAAGAGCTCACTGAACAGACAGTAAATATACAAAGCCCCACCACTTATAAGCCGTTGGGCAAATAAGTTAAGTCtccagagcctcagtttcctgatctTAGAAAATGGGAACATTTGACACAGCACTCCATTCAATAACTACTTAAGTAACTACTGTCGAGCAGAATACTTGCTGcatgttcaaacacacacagcagtgaCCAAGATAGTCAAGAACCCTCATGTTACTGGGACTTACAACCCACTACAATCCAGTAATAGGCTAGAAAGTGTACGCAATTTCAAAATCCAAAGTACTAGATGAAGCATATTAGCAGATTGGATGTGAGCCCAAGCACTACACTAACAAATGGCTGTCTTCAAATTCGACCCGATTCTTCCTAAATGCGCAAACGAGACAGTCAACGGGTAAGAAAGTTTCAGCTACCAGAGTTGCCACGAACCAAATGTTCAACCCTAACAGCGAGGAGGCGGCAGCGTCggtgtggggagcagagggagcagaggaaggcGGAATCTCTCTTATGAATGAGCAGGAGCAGAATGCCAGCTTCCAAGGAATCCCTCGCTCTTCCTCGCTGCAAGCCCCTGGTCTCCAGTGCCCCCATCTTCAGTCTTTCAAGCCGGCCCCCGCCCCACGAGTCCCACCTAACTCCTCACCTCAGAGCAGGTCTGCCCACCCTGCTCCTTCCCGCCCCCGCCCTGTTCCTCCAGCAAGCCCATTCTGACTCGTTCCCCCAAAGAACCGGGCGCTCCTCTTCCCCGCTTCCCGCCGAGGACTCCCGCCCGGTCCTCCCGCCCGACTCAGCCCTGTCCGGCCGCTCGGACCGAAGGCTACCCTCGCGGGGCGCGGGGCCACTACTCACCTCACAAACTTCAGCCCCTGAGACGGAGCCCGAACGTTACACCGGAACCGGAAACCTTCCGGTCGCCCTACGGCCCGCCGTCGCTACCGCCACAGCCGCCGCCACGCTGCGGTCCCCACAGCACGTGACCAGGGGAGGCGGGGCCGCGGCCGCGCAGCCGCCGTAGCCTGGGGCCGGCGACGAGGCGCAGGCGCAGCGGGGTCCTAGAGATTGAGCGGCTGACTGCCCGCGGAGCGATTCCCACGTTAGCCCAGTCAGTCTTGCCTGGAGCAGAAACGGGTTGGCAGCGGTGTCCCTCGCGTCAAGGGTTAGTGCGCTAAGATTACTGCTAGAACGAAAGGAGGGGAGTTCGTGCTCAAAATGgcctttcttataaaaaaaatgttataatcaCTAACATTAGCCATCCCTTCTTAACTTTTTCTTCCTAATCTAACAGCGTTGCCAGAGGCCACGCAACAGAAAAGAACACGCACTCAGAGCTATCCCCTGGCTTTCCATTCTCCAGTGAGACACCGACAAGACCTGTCTCACTTTCTAACCTGTGGGATCACACTAGTGTTCCCATTGCTTACTCAGAATCTGGACCACTTCCCGGCATGGCGCTTTCCGCCTGGCGTTACTCTGTACTCAGAAATGTACAAGATTTGCACTCTTCTCTCCTTGGCGTTTCTGTTCATTTTGGCCCCAGGGAAGCCTTTCTGACACTCTTGATTGCTAGTTCTCTTTTCTTACTGTACGTGTAGGCAACATCTATCATATTCATCTAAATTGACTTCCGCTTAGTGCCTACCCTCTGACTCCGTAGTTCACTGATATATCTTAAATACTTAACACTCGCACAATTAAGTACTTAATAAAAACTTGTCTTCCGTGGCATGTCCTCCACTACACCCCCAAAAAATGCaatacaaaaacaatttttttaaagaatggaaatTCCTCTGGGAAAGGCGGGAGGAGTGGATATCGGTTAGATAAAAAAGTGCAGTTAGGTAAATTACTTCCGGTGTTGtacagcatgtgccaccatgccagctttaacttcagtctttttttttgttttgttttgtttttcgagacagggtttccctgtagtttctagagcctgtcctaaaaactagctcttgtagaccaggctggcctcgaactcacagagatccgcctgcctctgcctcccgagtgctgggattaaaggcgtgagctaccactgcccggctttaacTTCAGTCTTACACCTATGAATGCCCAGTTTTCCAATActatatttgctttgttttgagatgatCTCGTGTCACCTAGGCTGACCCTAgtggagatgaccttgaactccttaagTTCccaccttcatttcttttcttgtttgagacagggtttctctgtgtttgccctcgccctgactgtcctgaaacacatatatagaccaggctggcctcaaactcagatctatttgcctttgcctcctaagtgctggaactaaaggtatacaccaccacctGGGCCATCTTCATTTCTTAacaactgagattacaggcctgaacCACCAAATCCAGCTCTCCAGCATCTGTTGATCAGGCTGCCCTTTCCCCTTTGAATAGCTTGGATagccttgtcaaaaatcagatgagggcagagagggacagaagaggttttttgtttgtttttggttttttttgcatacacacacatatgttcaagcacacataaataaaaataaaaatttaaaatatcagatgAGAGCCAGCTCTGTGAGCAGGCGGTGTCTGATAATGGCCTGACTTTCATTCCAGGATCCCAGGAGGCAAGAGGGAAACGGACTCCTAAGAGTTGTCTTCacacctccacatgcacacatacacagatttttttcccacgccacaagagggcgtgGGAAATCTCACACACGGGACACAGACGGTCCAGgccgctctgtgacagaatcgaACAACTTGGGACCAGAACCGGGATTCGAACCCCAGGGCCCTCGGACTCGAAAGCGccgcgcttaacaggctgagctactgCTTAAATGTTCTTTAAGTCAGCAAACCAGaacttgggatgtagctcagtggttattGTGCTTGCCTAGCTTGGTTCAGACCCTGGCTGTGATGCCCACACTACAACAATATCAACAATCTGACCGTGCATGAGCTTATTCTGTACTCCGTTCTACTCATCCACACCTGTTCCTTATACCAGGCCCCAGTCTAGTATGTattaatacattatatttttttttgtttttttttttttgttttgtttgtttttcgagacagggtttctaataCATTATTTAACCCGCCTGGTACCCTATTGAAGAGGGATTCCTGTTTCCCCCGTCTCCATCTAAGGTCTGTTTTCTCCAGATTGGCGCTGAGTTCCTGGGTGTAAGTGGTCCTCTTCTTCAGTTTGAGTAGTTGGGACTAAACGTGTGTGTCACGGTGCCTGACTCCTTTTGTCATTTCCTAACGGGAGGGAAACGATTCAGAAAATTATATGGAGGAACCACAGCCCGTTACTGAGAgactaatattattttaaactcacctgattaaatacaaaaaaataaaatcagttccCCTAAAAACATTCCCcatagaaattgaacccagactGTTAAAAAGCACTGAAAGAAGGGAGGGCGTGTTGgcgcaggcttttaatcccagcccgagtggcagaggcagtcagatctctgtgagctgaagaCCACCAGTGAGACCATGGAATACATTAAACAGGAACACATTTTGGCGGGAAAATCCACTTTATTCTGAGAAATTTCCAGCACTATTACTGaggactttggtttttttttttttttaatgtaattaacccatttatttagTTGGCTGTGCGTTATCGAGTAGCTTGGGTCTCAAATGGTAGCACTTTGCTGGTCTTTCAGTTCCTTCGGTCTTCTGATGGCAGAACTTCACTGCGACGGCAGTAAGTGTTGAGGTCCAGGCCTGCCAACCGCTGTTTTCATGCAGGACCCACGGCGCCAGATGCCGACGGCTGTCTCTTCATTTGGCTCTGCCACAGAAGGAGCACGTGTGTACTTGGCGTGGTGgctgatttcaattttcttcacCATTTTTCCGGAGGGAGGCACCATAGAGGGTCCCCATATTTCCCGACGATCCAACCTCccaaggactttttttttgtcagattcTTGTGAAAACTAAGATTGGAAACTAGCCAAGAACAGGTGTAATGTTTTGAAAACTGCACACTGCAGGCAGCAGCCTCATGAGGACTTGCGCTGGTCTCCAACTTTACACACACTCAGTGAACAACAGGCACAGACCTTGAGGCCAGTGGGGAAGGACCCCACCCACACAGGTAAGCGGCTACTTGGGGTTGGGCAGGGTAGGGAGTAGTCTGTTACAGCCAAACCCGTGCCAGTCAGCGTTCCCGAATGAAGTTTTCTCTATCAATAGCCTGTGTTTTGTGATGTGCTGGGACCAGGAGCTGTAAATGGGAGGACTGCGTGAGCTGTGCGGTGTGATACAGCTCCCCCACCATGTCACTCAAAAGGCAGGCTTTCTTCTGTTCGGTCATGCTACCCTGGCAGGGAAAGTGTGTTTAAGTTTGTATTTTTCAAATGATTGCACCTAGCTTTTAGCTGGGCACGGTGCCCCATGCCTGTACTAAGGGCTGGACAGGGACTGAGGTCGGCACATTACTTGAGCCCAGCCTGAACAATACAGCAAGAACCTCCCTCTTTAAGTCAGTCAACAaactttcctttaaattttatttatatgcattgatGTTTTTGGCCGCATGAGGGTatagggtcccctggaactggacttacagacaggtgtgggctgccatgtggatgctgggaatcgaacctaggtcctctgtaagaacagctcACGCTCTAATTGCTGAACCAACTCTCCCGCCCCTAATAAACTTTTATAtcgtggaggggggaggaactccAAAAACACCTCATGCTACTGGAACATTCTAATTCCCATCTTTCTAGGAAATAACTGCATTTTCTGATGAGTTTACCACCAAGAAGATAACTTGTAATTTTAGTTCATGTTGGGGTTGGTAAGATCGCCATCAATTCTGGCAACCTGCTCATTTGATCCTCAGGACCcgtaaggtggaaggagagaaccaagtctgaacattgtcctttgacttccgactgtgtgctgtgtgccatgataacacacacagagtaaataaatgtcttatttatttatttatttatttatttatttatttattggttttttcgagacagggtttccctgtagtttctagagcctgtcctggaactagctcttgtagaccaggctggcctcgaactcagagacccgcctgcctctgcctcctgagtgctgggattaaaggcgtgcgccaccaccacccggctaaatgtcatttttaaaagttaatttttggGCAGGCAGGCGGTGGTGATAtatgccttcaatctcagcacttagagacagaggcaggcagatttctaagtTCCGGGCCAGTATGTTCTACAAAATATGTTCcagggacagccaaggctatacagtgagGCCCTGTCGCATTTTTTAGAAAAAGTTTTTGTTTGCAAACATGGAGTTGGATGCAGTGAGATTAGGTATGTAAAACCAATCTCAATTACATATTGAgattgaggtcagtctgggctacaagggATATTGAAACCCAACACCCCACTAACATagttaaattttcattaatttgaatGACTCAACAACCTACATTTAAAAACTACACTAAAATAAGAGCAGAAATTTATAAAACTCTTAGAAGACAGCAGGGTTAGTCTTCATTACACTAGACTTGGcaatgacttcttttttatatttattatggatacaatatcctgtctgtgtgtatgcctgcaggtgagaagagggcaccagatctcattatacagatggttgtaagccaccgtgtggttgctgggaatcgaactcaggacctttggaagagcaggcaatgctcttaactgctgagccatctctccagccaacaaGGAATTCTTGGTTATGACATCAAAGGCAACAAAGCAAAGTACTTCATGGATATGTTAACTTCTGTGCATTTGCCCCGGCATGGTAGCAGATGCCAGTAATCCCCGTCCTGGGGAGGTTGGaacaggaggatggcaagttccaagccagtggAGGCCACGTCACAACAAACAAGCATCAAAGGAAATGATCAACAGAATAAAAAGGCAGCCTGCAGAGTGGCTCATGCATCAGCCACTAGAGAAGGGAAAACCCTGTAGCATCAGCTGGGGAGGATAAGGCAGGTAGACTGCAAGTCTGCAGCCAGCTTGGGTTACCCTAAAACCCTAACTTAAAATAAAGTCAAGGCTAGAAATCTGAAACAATGCCTTTCACCACAAGGGGAACAAGGTCTACACACTAGCCCCTGAATTCTAACCCTTAAGTCCATGCCGAGAAGGCAGTGTCCCGGGGAGAGTAGGCAGCTAGACTTCCgcctcttctctgccttcttccacaGAGGCTGGGGTCAACTCCACAGACCATGAAGGTGCTCCAGTCAGGAGATGGCAGCAGAGAAGGAACAGAAGGCTGCTGTGGGGGAAGGTGCTAGTTGGAGACCCTCCAACTAGAGGCCCAGTGCACACAGGACAAAGGTTTGGCTAGCAGGGAATTAGAATTATCCACAGGCCCAGTAACAGGTTGCTGGACTTGACCTTCCAATTCGGCCCTACGTGCGCTGCACACTCCGATCCTGGACCACTGCACCTCTCCCTCTGAGCACGTCTACTCTTTCCTTACTGTGCATTACTGCATTGTCATCCACTAGTGCGCTGTGCGCgcgccaccacacacacacacacacacacacacacacacacacacagcacgccCCACCCCCTCTTCTCTTAGCCCCTCTAGGAAGCGCAAGGACAGAAAACAGGAGTTAGCCTTCTTAGGTTTATTCTTTGGGATTCTTCCGCACTAGTTTAGTAGTTCTGTATTTTAGAATTTAGTGAGAATATATACATACTTCTCTACTCAAAGGGTGAAGGGTGTAGCTTAATAAATAGTCTCTTCTGCATTTCCCAGTGAGACTTGCTTTGGGCTCATAAAAATTGGGTAGGAAATGCAGTATATTTTTTACAGCTGGAACTTTTCCTTGCCTCTCCTAGATGCTGAAAAGGGGCTTTAAAATTCTAAAAGCATACCAATGTAGCtgggtgtgtggtggcacaccattgtcaatccccagcaccgtggaggcagaggcagatggatctagGTTagccctggtctacacagtaagattctatgtcaaaaattcaaaaaaccaaaccaaaaccacaatTTTAACCAAGTGTACAACTCggtaatattaaaatacattcacTTACTTAATCTGAAGAGTATTTGgcttatgtgtatatctatatactGTGGgggtcagaaaagaaactcccccagactttgttgactccccatgggaacccTATGGTGGGTGGGCTGGGATGGGTGAGGTGGGGGTGTGAGAAGAGATGGGAGGGatactgtggttggaatgtaaaatgaaatttaaaaaaagaaaaagaaactcccttggaactggagttatagttgtgagccatcaggtgGGTGTCAGGCAATTGAAGccagggcctctgaaagagcagccagtactcttaaagagccaagccagctctccagcctccacattcactaaaattttatttctattcccCGTGTATAAAGTCTTTTACACACTGAGAAACCCGCcttaaagaccaaaaaaaaaaaaaaaaaagtgttccaaGTATGTGTACTACATCCACAAGGCCAGAAGGTGGCGAGAGAGCCCCCTGGAACTGTGAGGTACAGTGAGAAGCACCCAGGTGTTGGAACCAAAACAAGGTCCTCTTTGAAAAGAGCAGCAAcctgaactgctgagtcatctttccaaccctaatatacattttttaaaacaaatctttataaaCAGAAACTGTACTCATTACCTATAACTCCTGATCAGCCCCCCTCCTAGACTAGCAACCACCATTACTGCACCTATTCCATGTttggattagtttttttttcctttcaataaaAGAAAGGGTCCATTGTGGATGAATGAGATGGCTTCTATATGTTCGGCCTTCTTGTTCACACGTGATCGAGTTTATTGTAGAGCAAGGTAACAGAGATTGGGTTGTGGGAAGAACAGCCAGACAACAGAACTAACGTGGCCTTAGCAGCCCAGCCATGGATCTGCCCGGTTCTTCCCTCATCAAGAAGTTAATCTTTCGAGCCATTTCCATGTTGTAGATCCTCCGGCATGTTTCATAGCTCTCCCGCTGGCGGCGGCGGCAGGGCTTCTCATAGAAACGCCGCCGCTTTATGACTTCAGTCAGCCCATCGGTAGTGAGGATTCTGTACAAAGACAGCAATGAAGGTCAGTCAGATCTGTGGCTCATCACTGTCCTTGCCCAGGGCCCTGCCCAACAGAAGCCAACAGACAAGAACAACGTGTGTGTGAAAAATTACAGTGGGAAGTGGTAACAACATAGTCCTGACGTCTTGCCAGATGCTCCAATAAGCACATGcgagataaatttaaaaagttctttctCTTGGGAGCTTATAGTACGTCATGCTCTCCGACTTTTGACTAGCACAACACACCTGAGCTACCTGGCAGCTTCCCACGGGAACACTGGTCCCTATGCACTGCGTTTTAACAACAGGAGCATTTCAGGAACTACACACAAAGCTGTGTATacggaagcagaagcaggcagatctctgtgagctggaggccaattagggctacacaggaagacctgtctcaaaaaaccaaaaccaaaacataccACAAATGGGTAAGTCATtcgtaattaaaaaaaaaaaaaagtttgcttcgGCAGCACGTATATACTATAATAGGAACGATACAGCGAAGATTAGCATGGCATGGTGCAAagatgacacgcaaattcgtgaagcattccagatttaaaacaaacaatgaaGTGACTCCTATCCATCTTAGTGAGGAAtgtggctccttcctctcttgtaTTAAGAATGTGGTGATGGTGCATCTGTCAGCCCAGGGCTTGGGAAGCTGATGCAAGAGGATCTCAAGTttcagatcagcctgggctacttagatcttgctttaaaagtaaaaatcagtaaataaataaaaggcatatagctcagcagttagagcacttgCTAAACTAGTATAAAATAAACCCAGGCAAAAATTTTTTTTGACACAATTGAAGTCTGAGCAATACTGGGGTCTACCTAAATATAGGCCCTCATCGTATCTAGTGATACAAATGGGAACATTATAATAGCCCCACCTGCCATTTCCCCCAGTAGCAGGCGCTCCAGTCACGTGACTCTGTAGACGGTTGTGAAGTGCTTGCGGAAGCTAGGGATCAACCCAGCTCTTTCTCAGGTCCACCCCACCTCACTTTTGTGGAGTGGTGGTTCCTaaatgtgtttttgagacaggatctctgatTGGCTCAAGGGCATCTAATGATTGGGCCAGATTTACGTAGACAATTGGGGGAGGAGAATGGATCTGGGTGAGGCTTCTTAAccaggggaaagagaaaatagaagccaAGAAAGATGAGGTGCACAGAAGAAAGGAATCATCTCAATATCCAGGCATTTCTCTTTGCCTTAGTGCTGGAGACGAAACCAAGAGTATTTgtagtgtggtggcacacacctttaatcccacttggGAGGCCAAAGCAAGTGGattgctctgagttcaaggccagactgactTACATAGTGAGCTAAAAactagccagaactacacagtgagaccttgtctcaaacaaccaacacaaaaagaaaaaaatttaaaagcaccaGATTAGGCCGGAAAGATAGCTGAGCTCAcacaagacctgagttccatcccagaatccatgtaaaaagaaTGGGCATGGGTGGTACCCACCTGTAATCCCCCGCACTGAAGGAGGGCAGACAGTTCAGCCCACTGAGACAGACCCAATTTCAAATGAGCAAGAAAAAAGGTGAACAGtgccggcggtggtggtggtgcacctttaatcccagcactagggaggcagaggcaggtggatctttggaTCTTTgagttgagttcgaggccaacctggtctacaagagctagttccaggacaggctcaaagttacagagaaaccctgtctcaaaataccaaaaaaaaaaaaaaagaaaaagaaaaaataaggtgaaTGGTGCTGGAGGAAGGTCTCTGAtgtatcttctggcctccaataCCAGCATGAGACTCACGGGAAAACACACAttacactcacgcacgcacgcagtaGAAGCACTTACTTAACTTTTTAATAGGCAAGGACATAGCTCACTTGGTagaatgcctgcctgcctggtgtGAAAGGAGCCTGGTTTGCTCCCCGGTACCACGTAACCCAGTGTGGTGTCGCAACCTGAAGGCAGTTGTTCAAAGTTACACACcagccagcctaggatacatgagaccctgtctcaaaaaaccctaaGACCTACCacataaacaaaacccaaaggtTCAAGTAATACCGAAAGGGCTGTTGTGTAGttagtggtagagggcttgccgaTCTTAAATGGAAGGCCCCTGGCTCGAGTTCCCAGTTCAGAGGCTGGGgacgtagctcagtggtagcaccCGGGGAAGGTGTTACTAGTGCCGCTTCTGTTGCAAGGTAGTTCAAGGGCTAGCACACCAAAGACTGTGCTAGTGGTAAAACAGATCAGCTGGAGTTCTGGTCTGCCTGGCAACCTTACATGAAGGGAAACCAGCTGCCAGTTTTAGTAAAATTCAAC
The genomic region above belongs to Arvicola amphibius chromosome 14, mArvAmp1.2, whole genome shotgun sequence and contains:
- the Mrps21 gene encoding LOW QUALITY PROTEIN: 28S ribosomal protein S21, mitochondrial (The sequence of the model RefSeq protein was modified relative to this genomic sequence to represent the inferred CDS: deleted 1 base in 1 codon) — encoded protein: MAKHLKFIARTVMVQEGNVEGAYRTLNRILTTDGLTEVIKRRRFYEKPCRRRQRESYETCRRIYNMEMARKINFLMRKNRADPWLGC